A window of Paraburkholderia bryophila contains these coding sequences:
- a CDS encoding ABC transporter permease produces the protein MNALYLLRRYFATSIRAQLQYPASSLLLGAGAFLTTVIELGGIWALFDRFGDVQGWRFGDICMFFGMVSISFSIADFISRGFDVFGSEFVRTGDFDRVLLRPRTATLQLIGHDFRLRVIGRLIQGLVVLGVATRSLDFHWSGAAVGLALWTIAGGAALFFGLMVLQATLAFWTVESLEVVNVVTYGGVQAAQFPLSLYAGWFRNFLIFVVPIACIAYFPVLAILDKPDPLGAPNWFLPLAPAVGFVFLAVCFAAWQWGVRKYTSTGT, from the coding sequence ATGAACGCGCTTTATCTTTTGCGACGCTACTTCGCCACGTCGATCCGCGCGCAGCTTCAATATCCGGCTTCCAGTCTGTTGCTGGGCGCTGGCGCATTCCTGACGACCGTCATCGAACTCGGCGGAATCTGGGCGCTGTTCGATCGATTCGGCGACGTGCAGGGCTGGCGTTTCGGCGATATCTGTATGTTCTTCGGCATGGTCAGCATCAGCTTCTCGATCGCCGATTTCATCAGCCGCGGCTTCGACGTGTTCGGCAGCGAGTTTGTGCGGACGGGCGACTTCGACCGCGTGTTGCTGCGTCCACGCACGGCAACGCTGCAACTCATCGGGCATGACTTCCGGCTGCGGGTGATCGGCCGCCTGATTCAGGGGCTCGTGGTGCTGGGGGTGGCGACGCGCTCGCTCGATTTTCACTGGAGCGGGGCGGCGGTCGGCCTGGCGCTTTGGACGATTGCCGGCGGCGCGGCGCTGTTTTTCGGCCTGATGGTCTTGCAAGCGACGCTGGCGTTCTGGACAGTCGAAAGCCTGGAGGTGGTCAACGTCGTGACCTATGGCGGCGTGCAAGCCGCGCAATTTCCGCTGAGCCTCTATGCCGGGTGGTTTCGCAATTTTCTGATCTTCGTTGTGCCGATTGCGTGCATTGCCTATTTCCCCGTGCTGGCGATTCTTGATAAACCCGATCCGCTGGGTGCGCCGAACTGGTTCCTGCCGTTGGCGCCGGCGGTGGGATTCGTATTTCTGGCCGTATGTTTTGCGGCCTGGCAATGGGGTGTGCGCAAGTACACGTCGACTGGAACTTGA
- a CDS encoding SDR family NAD(P)-dependent oxidoreductase, with protein sequence MTTHSPALFPQRFAGRTVLITGAGTGMGKAAALRFGREGANVVLAGRRAAELDAVAATIENDGGRALAIPTDVTDADAVRRLVERSVATFGTLHMAWNNAGMLGALQPIVDMEPEDFDTVMATNFRGAALCVKYELRAMLAAGVAGAIVNTSSWTAQGAMPGTSAYAASKGALDAMMRAVAMEVGSRNIRVNNVSPGVIATPMSEAALGDERAMRPFLSHTPLGRIGQPEDIADVVLWLLSDNARFVTGQSLLVDGGFTLGGLRPWLNELVAEHA encoded by the coding sequence ATGACGACTCATTCGCCCGCCCTTTTCCCGCAGCGCTTCGCCGGCCGGACCGTGCTGATCACGGGTGCTGGAACCGGCATGGGCAAGGCCGCCGCGCTGCGTTTCGGCCGCGAAGGCGCCAATGTCGTGCTAGCCGGCCGACGCGCGGCCGAACTCGACGCCGTGGCCGCAACCATCGAGAACGACGGCGGCCGGGCGCTCGCGATTCCAACCGACGTCACCGACGCCGATGCGGTACGCCGTCTGGTCGAACGCAGCGTCGCCACGTTCGGCACGCTGCATATGGCCTGGAACAATGCGGGGATGCTGGGCGCCTTGCAACCCATCGTCGACATGGAGCCGGAGGACTTCGATACGGTCATGGCGACCAACTTTCGCGGCGCGGCGCTGTGCGTGAAGTACGAGTTGCGGGCAATGCTGGCGGCGGGTGTGGCCGGCGCGATCGTCAACACGTCGTCGTGGACGGCGCAGGGCGCGATGCCAGGCACGTCGGCTTACGCGGCGAGCAAGGGGGCGCTCGATGCGATGATGCGAGCCGTCGCAATGGAGGTGGGCTCGCGCAATATTCGCGTCAATAACGTGAGCCCGGGCGTGATCGCGACGCCCATGTCGGAAGCGGCGCTGGGGGACGAACGCGCGATGCGGCCGTTTCTATCGCACACGCCGTTGGGGCGTATCGGTCAGCCGGAAGATATCGCCGACGTGGTGCTCTGGCTGCTCTCGGACAACGCTCGCTTCGTCACCGGACAAAGCTTGCTGGTGGATGGTGGATTCACGCTGGGCGGTCTGCGGCCATGGCTCAATGAGCTTGTGGCCGAACACGCGTGA
- the ppnP gene encoding pyrimidine/purine nucleoside phosphorylase: MTAATQFDQVSVIKRANVYFDGKCVSHTVLFADGTRKTLGVILPGTLNFGTDAPELMEVQAGQCRIRLEGSDTWQTYSAGESFSVPGKSLFDIDVVDTLDYVCSYL; the protein is encoded by the coding sequence ATGACGGCCGCCACGCAATTCGATCAAGTTTCCGTTATCAAACGAGCCAACGTCTACTTCGACGGCAAGTGTGTCTCGCATACCGTTCTGTTCGCCGACGGCACGCGCAAAACGCTCGGCGTGATTCTGCCGGGCACGCTGAACTTCGGCACCGACGCGCCGGAACTCATGGAAGTGCAAGCGGGCCAATGCCGCATCCGTCTCGAGGGCAGCGACACGTGGCAGACGTATAGCGCGGGCGAATCGTTCTCGGTGCCGGGCAAGAGCCTCTTCGATATCGACGTGGTCGACACGCTCGACTACGTTTGCAGCTATCTGTAA
- a CDS encoding ABC transporter permease: MNALRPYVAAFVARFKTMLQYRAAALAGFTTQCWWGGLKVMVYTAFYHHSMQAHAPMTLAQVVTYTWLGQALLTLQPWGGDPDVAAAVRTGAVSYDRLRPVDTYVWWFIRAVAWMSARALPRAALMFVAAAVVLPLIGLGEWSWRAPADAVQAGLFAISLLLMILLGAAFTMLLNLCITATLTDRGINTLAPAFVILFSGNLLPLGLFPDWAQPFLIAQPFAGMLDIPTRIYIGTLNGAAAWGGLALQAFWTLVFVAVGRKGIGGVMARLEVQGG; the protein is encoded by the coding sequence ATGAACGCTCTTCGTCCCTACGTCGCCGCTTTCGTCGCGCGCTTCAAGACCATGCTGCAGTACCGCGCTGCGGCGCTGGCTGGATTTACCACGCAGTGCTGGTGGGGCGGGCTGAAGGTCATGGTCTATACGGCGTTCTATCACCACTCGATGCAGGCTCACGCGCCGATGACCCTGGCGCAAGTGGTGACCTACACCTGGCTCGGACAGGCGCTGCTGACGCTGCAACCGTGGGGCGGCGATCCGGACGTTGCGGCGGCCGTGCGTACCGGTGCGGTGAGCTACGACCGTCTGCGGCCGGTCGATACCTACGTCTGGTGGTTCATCCGTGCCGTGGCGTGGATGAGCGCGCGGGCATTGCCCCGAGCCGCGCTGATGTTCGTGGCGGCCGCCGTCGTGCTGCCGCTGATCGGCTTGGGCGAGTGGTCATGGCGCGCGCCGGCGGATGCCGTGCAGGCGGGGTTGTTCGCGATCTCGCTGTTGCTGATGATCCTGCTGGGCGCAGCCTTCACCATGCTGCTCAACCTTTGCATCACAGCGACGCTGACCGATCGCGGAATCAACACGCTGGCGCCGGCTTTCGTCATCCTGTTCTCCGGCAATCTGCTGCCGCTGGGTTTGTTTCCCGACTGGGCGCAGCCGTTTCTGATCGCGCAGCCATTCGCCGGGATGCTCGATATTCCTACGCGGATCTACATCGGCACGCTTAACGGCGCCGCTGCGTGGGGCGGACTGGCCTTGCAGGCTTTCTGGACGTTGGTCTTCGTCGCGGTGGGTCGCAAGGGAATCGGCGGCGTGATGGCCCGGCTCGAAGTGCAAGGAGGTTGA
- a CDS encoding oligosaccharide flippase family protein has translation MRSIRVAAFSVRGGLGPSAPTWVLLQQVVVRGLVAVKFLALGRILGPSAIGSVSIALLAVAIAESLSDTGLAQAVIQGRDTPTHQELGAVWTTLTTRGIVVALLLVALAPVMNRQFHLGNALALLQLAAALPLIRGLASPAYFVVQRNRGFQQLAGIETAAAFLDCCTGLALALSGAGAFSLLIGMIVGDTLKSLLTWITMRPRPPIRLAWAGIGHYIDFSRWIWAGSVVNLLLNQFDKVIVGKLLGPAQLGAYQMSSKLAQMLLTDAAFAMGQYLFPTFSAQHRHDARIAARRVRLYLMIVAGGLAILVVLLRMIAEPLFAFILGPAWMSAVPLFKIFVINMAIGALIAVFVAYLRAVGDAKAVTHASLIQMVLLIAIVPPMTHYWGVTGVAWSMTIGMGSAATWMLYRTLRRHDARPVPPVG, from the coding sequence GTGAGATCGATCAGGGTTGCGGCTTTCTCAGTGCGAGGAGGCCTTGGGCCGAGTGCGCCCACCTGGGTGTTGTTGCAGCAGGTCGTCGTACGCGGTCTCGTGGCGGTGAAGTTTCTTGCGCTGGGGCGCATTCTCGGGCCGTCGGCGATAGGCAGCGTCAGCATTGCGCTGCTCGCGGTGGCGATCGCGGAATCGCTGTCCGATACCGGGCTGGCGCAGGCGGTGATCCAGGGACGCGACACGCCCACGCATCAGGAACTCGGCGCGGTCTGGACCACGCTGACGACACGCGGCATCGTGGTCGCGTTGCTGCTGGTTGCGCTCGCTCCGGTCATGAATCGTCAGTTTCACCTCGGCAATGCGCTCGCGCTGCTGCAACTCGCGGCAGCGTTGCCGCTGATTCGCGGCCTCGCTTCGCCGGCTTATTTCGTCGTGCAACGTAATCGCGGTTTTCAGCAGCTTGCGGGGATCGAGACGGCCGCCGCGTTCCTCGATTGCTGCACCGGACTCGCGCTTGCGCTCAGTGGCGCGGGTGCTTTTTCGCTGCTGATCGGGATGATCGTCGGCGATACGCTGAAAAGCCTGCTCACCTGGATCACGATGCGGCCGCGGCCGCCGATCCGCCTCGCGTGGGCGGGTATTGGCCATTACATCGACTTCAGCCGCTGGATCTGGGCGGGCAGCGTGGTGAACCTGCTGCTTAACCAGTTCGACAAGGTGATTGTCGGCAAACTGCTCGGGCCGGCGCAACTCGGCGCGTATCAGATGTCGTCGAAGCTCGCGCAGATGCTGTTGACCGACGCCGCGTTCGCGATGGGCCAATACCTGTTTCCGACGTTTTCCGCGCAACACCGGCACGATGCGCGCATCGCGGCGCGGCGCGTCAGGTTGTATCTGATGATCGTGGCCGGTGGCCTCGCGATCCTGGTCGTGCTGCTGCGGATGATCGCCGAACCGCTGTTCGCGTTTATTCTCGGGCCCGCGTGGATGTCGGCCGTGCCGCTCTTCAAGATTTTCGTCATCAACATGGCGATCGGCGCGTTGATCGCGGTGTTCGTCGCGTACTTGCGCGCGGTCGGCGATGCGAAGGCGGTCACGCACGCGTCGCTGATTCAGATGGTGCTGCTGATCGCCATCGTGCCGCCCATGACGCACTACTGGGGCGTGACGGGCGTCGCGTGGTCGATGACGATCGGCATGGGCTCGGCCGCTACGTGGATGCTGTATCGCACGTTGCGGCGGCACGATGCGCGTCCTGTGCCACCGGTTGGCTGA
- a CDS encoding DUF1326 domain-containing protein, translated as MSYHLEGRLLEVCNCKVLCPCWIGEDPDNETCDTIVAWHIDQGTVEGVDVGGNTIAAVAHVPGNILQGNWTAAIFIGDQASPEQEAALLKVYTGQAGGPVADLAKLIGQVVSVERAPIRFTVVAGKGELEIGTNYYAELEPYSGATGNQTTLSDTVFSTVPGAPVFVGKAPTYRSKNAALGIDLNIKNHNALQSTFVFDA; from the coding sequence ATGAGCTATCACCTGGAAGGGCGTCTACTCGAGGTGTGCAATTGCAAAGTCCTCTGCCCCTGCTGGATCGGCGAGGACCCCGACAACGAAACCTGCGACACCATCGTCGCATGGCACATCGACCAAGGAACGGTTGAAGGCGTGGATGTCGGCGGCAACACCATCGCGGCCGTCGCGCATGTCCCCGGCAATATCCTGCAAGGCAACTGGACCGCCGCGATCTTTATCGGCGATCAGGCGTCGCCGGAGCAGGAAGCCGCGCTGTTGAAGGTCTACACCGGCCAGGCCGGTGGCCCGGTCGCCGACCTGGCCAAACTGATCGGCCAGGTGGTATCCGTGGAGCGCGCGCCGATCCGCTTTACCGTGGTCGCGGGCAAAGGCGAACTCGAGATCGGCACGAACTACTACGCGGAACTCGAGCCCTACTCGGGGGCAACCGGCAACCAAACTACCCTCTCCGACACCGTGTTTTCCACCGTGCCGGGCGCGCCGGTATTCGTAGGCAAGGCGCCCACCTATCGATCGAAAAACGCGGCGCTCGGCATCGACCTCAATATCAAGAACCATAACGCGCTGCAGAGTACCTTCGTCTTCGACGCATGA
- a CDS encoding sterol desaturase family protein: MDVLLTILKYSVATVLVASLAEAVVLTVRRGRHGYDWRAAAVSVTDFLVREYPLRWLLPLAFYGDAMNWVWHHRLWTVPMNHWSGWVACFIGQEFCYYWFHRAAHRTRWFWCNHAVHHSPNQLTLSAAYRFGWAGRLAGSQLFFLLAPLLGMPPRVVRTFLSLNLLYQFWIHATWIPRLGPLEWVLNTPSAHRVHHASNLEYLDGNYGGVLIVFDRLFGTYIAERRDTPCRYGLVQPVTTYNLLTIEFDHWRALWRDLKTARSLGEVCGYLLKPPGWRPDGDGATTEDLRRRASPSAIAREIP, from the coding sequence ATGGATGTGTTGCTGACGATCCTCAAATACAGTGTTGCGACGGTGCTCGTGGCGTCGCTGGCCGAGGCCGTGGTGCTCACCGTTCGGCGCGGCCGGCACGGTTACGACTGGCGCGCGGCGGCGGTGTCGGTGACCGACTTCCTGGTTCGCGAATACCCGCTGCGCTGGTTGCTGCCGCTGGCCTTCTATGGCGATGCAATGAACTGGGTCTGGCATCACCGGCTCTGGACCGTGCCTATGAACCATTGGAGCGGCTGGGTCGCCTGCTTCATCGGTCAGGAGTTCTGCTACTACTGGTTTCATCGTGCGGCGCATCGCACGCGCTGGTTCTGGTGCAACCATGCGGTGCATCATTCGCCGAATCAACTGACGCTGTCGGCGGCCTATCGTTTCGGATGGGCTGGGCGCCTCGCCGGTTCGCAACTGTTCTTCCTGCTCGCGCCGCTGCTCGGCATGCCGCCGCGCGTCGTGCGGACCTTTCTGTCGCTCAACCTGCTGTACCAGTTCTGGATCCACGCTACCTGGATTCCTCGCCTCGGGCCCCTGGAGTGGGTACTGAACACGCCTTCCGCGCATCGCGTGCATCACGCGTCGAATCTCGAGTACCTGGACGGCAACTACGGCGGTGTGCTGATTGTGTTCGACCGGCTTTTCGGCACCTACATCGCGGAGCGGCGCGACACGCCTTGCCGCTACGGACTCGTGCAACCGGTCACAACCTACAACTTGCTGACGATCGAGTTCGATCACTGGCGGGCGCTGTGGCGTGACCTGAAGACCGCGCGCTCGCTGGGCGAAGTCTGCGGCTATCTGTTGAAACCACCAGGTTGGCGGCCTGACGGCGACGGCGCGACGACCGAAGATTTACGACGCCGCGCCAGCCCTTCGGCTATCGCCAGGGAAATACCCTGA
- a CDS encoding serine hydrolase domain-containing protein, with product MVIGKFLVLSSFLLASAGPAIAAPDEDKLGKALGYPVGNAENWFYDETVRVGSFSHQGEIPNIFGGEAHRLPPAGEPMVLPKAAHEPAICWDSVDARNLNVDDYLSRQRIMGLMIVKDGVIQVERYQYDRGPGDRFLSNSMVKSITSLGIGIALREGKIHSLDERADVYAPGLAGTLYGATTIRNLLRMASGAKFTEIYNGADDAAHYGKVATRDGQEAAARTVTKRAAPQGTRFSYASPQTDMLGLVLHGATGMSLSDYLTSRLWQPIGAATSALWRADRFGQERASAGFNATLADYARLAVVLANDGVRPDDPQHRQIIPLDYLLNATDWHRVPEAFRPHNAAPYYGYGYQFWLFPGEQRRFAMLGVYGQMIFVDPQRKLVMVQTAANATAKVGGSGTSLGKEADEFWRGVERGCGGGVTASSQ from the coding sequence ATGGTCATTGGCAAATTTCTTGTACTCAGTTCGTTTCTGCTGGCAAGCGCAGGCCCGGCGATCGCCGCTCCCGACGAGGACAAGCTCGGCAAAGCGTTGGGATACCCGGTAGGCAATGCCGAAAACTGGTTCTATGACGAAACGGTGCGCGTCGGCTCATTCAGCCATCAAGGCGAGATTCCCAATATATTCGGCGGCGAGGCTCATCGCCTTCCACCCGCCGGCGAACCTATGGTGTTGCCCAAAGCCGCGCATGAGCCGGCCATCTGCTGGGATAGCGTCGACGCCCGGAATCTGAACGTCGACGACTATCTGTCTCGGCAACGCATCATGGGTTTGATGATCGTGAAAGATGGCGTGATTCAGGTTGAGCGCTATCAGTACGATCGGGGTCCCGGCGACCGGTTTCTGTCCAACTCGATGGTCAAGTCGATCACGTCGCTAGGTATCGGCATTGCGCTGCGAGAAGGCAAGATTCATTCGCTCGACGAACGCGCCGACGTCTACGCGCCCGGGCTGGCGGGCACGCTGTATGGAGCAACCACGATCCGCAACCTGCTGCGTATGGCCTCGGGCGCGAAATTCACGGAAATCTATAACGGCGCCGACGACGCGGCCCACTACGGCAAAGTCGCCACTCGCGACGGTCAAGAGGCCGCCGCACGAACCGTAACGAAGCGTGCCGCGCCGCAGGGCACGCGGTTTTCTTACGCGAGTCCGCAGACCGATATGCTCGGGCTGGTGTTGCATGGGGCGACCGGCATGAGCTTGAGCGACTACCTCACGTCGCGCTTGTGGCAGCCGATTGGTGCGGCAACCTCGGCGCTGTGGCGGGCCGACAGATTTGGGCAGGAACGTGCGAGCGCCGGCTTCAATGCCACGCTCGCCGATTACGCGCGTCTGGCCGTGGTGCTGGCCAACGACGGCGTGCGGCCGGACGACCCGCAACACCGGCAGATCATTCCGCTCGACTATCTGCTCAACGCCACCGACTGGCATCGTGTACCTGAAGCGTTCCGGCCGCATAATGCCGCACCGTACTATGGCTACGGCTACCAGTTCTGGCTGTTTCCCGGTGAGCAGCGACGCTTCGCGATGCTGGGTGTCTATGGGCAAATGATCTTCGTCGACCCGCAGCGGAAGTTGGTAATGGTGCAGACTGCGGCCAACGCGACGGCGAAGGTGGGCGGCAGCGGCACGTCGCTGGGCAAGGAGGCGGACGAGTTCTGGCGAGGCGTGGAGCGGGGGTGCGGCGGGGGCGTTACAGCTAGTAGTCAATGA
- a CDS encoding LysR family transcriptional regulator has translation MDLLDSMRVFVRAVDAGSLSAAAADCGMSSTMAGNHLRALEKRTGMKLLNRTTRRQSLTEFGESYYVRCQEILRLVAAADTHAENRQAVPSGTLRVTAPVSFGSEALAPALGDYLAQYPQVEVELSLSDHTVDLLEHGFDAAIRIGAIADTGLVARPLAPYRMMICASPGYLAARGTPQHPDDLAGHECLAFSSSSGAPWRLSGAEGTSHVAVTGRLRVNHGQALRVAALQGVGIVMQPAVLLQADVAAGRLVQVLDAYELPSRPMHLVYFADHRSPKLRSFVEFALQAFGE, from the coding sequence ATGGATCTTCTGGATAGCATGCGGGTGTTCGTTCGCGCGGTCGATGCGGGAAGCCTCAGCGCGGCCGCCGCGGACTGCGGCATGTCGTCGACGATGGCCGGCAACCATCTGCGCGCGCTGGAAAAACGCACCGGCATGAAGCTGCTCAATCGCACGACACGGCGTCAGAGCCTTACGGAATTCGGCGAAAGCTATTACGTGCGCTGCCAGGAGATTCTTCGCCTCGTCGCCGCCGCGGACACCCATGCGGAAAACCGTCAGGCCGTGCCGAGCGGCACACTGCGTGTGACGGCGCCCGTGTCGTTCGGCAGTGAAGCGCTGGCGCCCGCGCTCGGCGATTACCTCGCGCAGTATCCGCAAGTCGAGGTCGAGTTATCGCTGAGCGATCACACCGTCGATCTGCTGGAGCATGGTTTCGACGCTGCGATCCGGATCGGCGCGATTGCGGATACGGGGTTGGTCGCGCGTCCTTTAGCGCCGTACCGGATGATGATCTGCGCGTCGCCCGGGTATCTCGCCGCGCGGGGAACGCCACAGCATCCCGACGATCTGGCCGGGCATGAATGCCTCGCGTTCAGTTCATCATCCGGCGCACCGTGGCGGCTGAGCGGCGCCGAGGGCACGAGCCATGTCGCGGTCACCGGCCGTCTGCGCGTCAACCATGGCCAGGCGCTTCGCGTGGCCGCGTTGCAGGGCGTGGGGATCGTCATGCAGCCCGCCGTGCTGCTGCAAGCGGATGTCGCCGCCGGGCGTCTCGTGCAAGTTCTCGACGCTTACGAATTGCCGAGTCGTCCCATGCATCTGGTTTACTTCGCGGATCATCGCTCGCCGAAGCTGCGCAGTTTTGTCGAGTTCGCATTGCAGGCGTTCGGCGAATGA
- a CDS encoding DUF2182 domain-containing protein has protein sequence MNAPASRAPPGSSRHSHVFVPLMAALIALAWVTLWAWARSPYGRYLDHGDWTASGPAAFLCRTVPAGNVVLPALLYAVAWILMTAAMMLPSTLPLFNAFDRLTAQRPDHARLLMLLGLGYMTVWGAFGLVAHLLHSAVFALFAHVPALAWHGRMIGVAIVGLAGAFQFSKLKHRCMDKCRTPLSFVIEHWHGHAQARQAFALGAHHGLFCVGCCWALMLLMFALGTGSLGWMLLLAAVMAIEKNVRWGRRLSAPFGVALLSWAAVTAVTLA, from the coding sequence ATGAACGCGCCGGCAAGCCGGGCACCGCCCGGCTCCTCGCGCCATAGTCATGTGTTCGTGCCGCTAATGGCTGCGTTGATCGCGCTCGCCTGGGTGACGTTGTGGGCGTGGGCGCGCAGTCCGTATGGACGCTATCTCGACCACGGCGACTGGACCGCCTCGGGGCCGGCGGCGTTTCTATGCCGCACCGTGCCCGCGGGCAATGTGGTGTTGCCCGCACTGCTCTATGCCGTCGCATGGATTCTGATGACGGCAGCCATGATGCTGCCGAGCACCTTGCCGCTCTTCAATGCATTCGACCGCCTGACCGCGCAACGTCCCGATCATGCACGCCTCCTCATGCTGCTCGGCCTCGGCTATATGACGGTGTGGGGTGCTTTCGGACTCGTGGCGCACCTACTTCATAGCGCCGTGTTCGCGCTGTTTGCCCACGTGCCCGCGCTCGCGTGGCATGGCCGGATGATCGGCGTCGCGATCGTCGGCTTGGCCGGCGCATTCCAGTTCAGCAAGCTCAAACATCGTTGCATGGACAAGTGCCGCACGCCGCTGAGTTTCGTTATCGAACACTGGCATGGCCACGCGCAGGCCCGTCAGGCGTTCGCGCTCGGTGCGCACCACGGGCTGTTCTGCGTCGGTTGCTGCTGGGCGCTGATGCTGTTGATGTTCGCGCTCGGCACCGGCAGCCTCGGCTGGATGCTTCTGCTGGCCGCCGTAATGGCGATCGAAAAGAACGTGCGCTGGGGCAGGCGTCTAAGCGCGCCGTTCGGTGTGGCGCTGTTGTCGTGGGCAGCCGTCACGGCGGTGACGCTTGCCTGA
- a CDS encoding ABC transporter ATP-binding protein, giving the protein MSQIVVEGLAKTYRIAERQPGMLSIFRRRWREVEALTDVSFSLQRGELLGFIGPNGAGKSTTIKILSGILRPTAGKVVIEGRVPFDNRIAHVARIGAVFGQRSQLWWDLPVIDGFDLLRDIYRVEPAAYRRTRDELVALLRLERLLDQPVRQLSLGQRMRAEIAAALLHAPPILFLDEPTIGLDAPSKLAVREFVKTLNRERGVTVLLTTHDMHDIEALAQRVIVIGHGRVLADQPFDALRTGVLADRRLLVDFVGDAPELSIDGAQTLRREGRTAELAFDPRVVGAPALIARIAADHAVEDIRVEQPAIEEVIAHFYRLHGAAEA; this is encoded by the coding sequence ATGTCCCAGATCGTAGTTGAAGGCCTCGCCAAAACCTACCGCATCGCGGAACGCCAGCCCGGCATGCTCAGCATATTTCGCCGACGCTGGCGCGAAGTAGAAGCACTCACGGATGTCAGCTTCAGTCTGCAACGCGGCGAACTGCTGGGGTTTATCGGCCCTAACGGCGCGGGCAAATCGACGACCATCAAGATTCTGTCCGGTATTCTGCGACCCACGGCCGGCAAGGTCGTGATCGAAGGCCGCGTGCCTTTCGACAACCGTATCGCTCACGTCGCGCGCATTGGGGCGGTGTTCGGCCAACGCAGTCAGCTATGGTGGGACTTGCCGGTGATCGACGGCTTCGATCTGCTGCGCGACATCTATCGTGTGGAACCCGCAGCCTACCGGCGTACGCGTGACGAACTCGTCGCGTTGCTGCGCCTCGAGCGCCTGCTCGATCAGCCGGTGCGCCAGCTCTCGCTGGGCCAGCGAATGCGCGCTGAAATCGCCGCCGCATTGCTGCATGCGCCGCCGATCCTTTTCCTCGACGAGCCGACGATCGGACTCGACGCACCTTCGAAACTGGCGGTGCGCGAATTCGTCAAGACGTTGAACCGCGAGCGCGGCGTCACCGTGTTGCTGACCACTCACGACATGCACGACATCGAGGCGCTCGCGCAGCGCGTGATCGTCATTGGTCATGGCCGGGTACTGGCCGACCAGCCGTTCGACGCGTTGCGCACCGGCGTGCTGGCCGATCGCCGGCTCCTGGTCGATTTCGTCGGCGACGCGCCCGAGCTGAGCATCGACGGTGCGCAGACGCTGCGGCGCGAAGGCCGCACGGCGGAGCTCGCCTTCGATCCTCGTGTCGTCGGCGCGCCGGCGCTGATCGCGCGCATCGCGGCCGACCATGCGGTCGAGGACATTCGCGTCGAGCAGCCGGCGATCGAGGAGGTCATCGCCCATTTCTACCGTTTGCACGGCGCAGCCGAAGCCTGA